The Metabacillus sediminilitoris genome window below encodes:
- a CDS encoding GerAB/ArcD/ProY family transporter, translated as MSKQVKESLTVSPFFLFFIIHGTQTSVGMLNFQSEIVEGAEQDAWISILLVGFSFHLIIWMMYFLLKKSNNGDILSLHQQMFGKWIGNIFNLCFYGYIILTVSTIVRSYIEILQVWVFPYVHLWELSLVIVLASAYIVSGGFRVVTGICFWGVVLPSVVLVTLYFPLKYANWNNLLPLFNHNLGDYIASANQTISNYLGPELLLIYFPFIKNNQNSQKWAHISIAYTTILYFIITIVSFVYFNIRQLEHTIWPILILSKIIQFPFIERFEYIYIFAWLLVILPPCCVYLWGGTRILKTTINLKPKRSLWISSAIVIVIVINLKTEISIENIISFQSTAGLVFLYCYIPTLFFGLNIINFFKKRKSLEN; from the coding sequence ATGAGTAAACAAGTAAAGGAAAGTTTAACCGTTTCTCCCTTTTTCTTATTCTTCATTATCCATGGGACACAGACTAGCGTAGGTATGCTGAATTTTCAAAGTGAAATAGTGGAGGGGGCTGAACAAGATGCATGGATTTCAATATTGTTGGTTGGTTTTAGTTTTCATCTAATAATATGGATGATGTATTTTTTGTTAAAGAAATCTAACAATGGAGATATTTTATCCTTACATCAACAGATGTTTGGAAAATGGATTGGCAACATTTTCAATCTTTGTTTTTATGGATATATAATTTTAACGGTATCAACAATAGTACGTTCGTACATAGAAATTTTACAAGTTTGGGTTTTTCCATATGTCCATCTATGGGAGTTATCACTAGTTATTGTGTTGGCTTCTGCATATATTGTTTCAGGTGGATTCAGAGTGGTTACTGGCATATGTTTTTGGGGGGTAGTGCTACCCAGTGTTGTACTTGTGACCCTTTATTTCCCATTAAAATATGCAAACTGGAATAATTTACTTCCCCTTTTTAACCATAACTTAGGTGACTATATCGCTTCAGCAAATCAAACTATCAGCAATTACTTGGGACCCGAATTATTGTTAATCTATTTTCCTTTTATTAAAAATAATCAAAATTCCCAGAAATGGGCTCATATTTCAATCGCCTATACAACCATTCTATATTTTATTATTACAATTGTGTCGTTTGTATATTTCAATATTCGACAGTTGGAACATACAATATGGCCAATCTTGATTTTATCAAAAATAATCCAGTTTCCTTTCATTGAAAGATTTGAATACATTTATATATTTGCATGGCTTTTAGTCATCTTACCTCCTTGTTGTGTCTATTTGTGGGGTGGAACAAGAATCTTAAAGACAACAATCAACCTTAAACCTAAAAGATCGCTATGGATATCAAGTGCCATAGTCATTGTTATTGTTATTAATTTAAAAACTGAAATTAGTATTGAGAACATTATTTCATTCCAATCAACTGCAGGCTTAGTTTTTTTATACTGTTACATTCCAACATTGTTTTTTGGGTTGAACATCATCAACTTTTTTAAAAAGAGAAAAAGCTTAGAGAATTAA
- a CDS encoding glycosyl hydrolase family 18 protein: MFIYVVKTGDSLFSIATKYQVSMDSIRLMNGLTTDRLVPGQDLLIPTDMYIVQPGDSLYSISQMSLTPIETIRLYNSLQSDFLMVGMRLYLPPRPKYELEGFSYITPSTPERNQMIVQTFAPINTYFGIFEYHVLEDGSLSTLNDQQLIRLSRENKVAPLAVITNLTPTGFSPELTRRVLSSPEIRERLINNIYNLVKTKNYAGVNIDFERIREGERDLYSGFLRSISERLRPEGYYTSVAVPAKTSDDIPWLKGYDYGGIGAAVDFVFIMAYDWHEASSPPGPVAPIREVRQTIEYALNHMRGNKIILGVPRYGYDWTMSDGTVDSARAVSVSRAIETAMKFQVPIQYSTEYQQPFFQYRDETGKRHIVWFEDARARAHKFQLVVNYRLRGVGAWQLGLHFPQSAILVREFFTTKKII, encoded by the coding sequence ATGTTTATTTATGTAGTTAAAACGGGTGATTCATTATTCTCCATTGCAACAAAATATCAAGTTTCTATGGATAGTATACGCTTAATGAACGGATTAACGACAGACAGATTAGTACCAGGACAAGATTTACTTATTCCAACAGATATGTATATTGTTCAACCTGGGGATTCGCTATATTCCATTTCTCAAATGAGTTTAACTCCAATCGAAACAATACGTCTATATAACAGTCTGCAATCGGATTTTTTGATGGTTGGAATGAGGTTGTATTTGCCTCCGAGACCTAAGTATGAATTAGAAGGTTTTAGTTATATAACACCTTCTACACCTGAAAGGAATCAAATGATCGTTCAGACCTTTGCACCGATTAATACTTACTTTGGAATTTTTGAGTACCATGTTCTAGAAGATGGAAGTTTGAGTACTTTAAATGATCAGCAACTGATTAGGCTATCAAGAGAGAATAAGGTAGCACCACTTGCAGTTATTACGAATTTGACACCGACTGGGTTTAGCCCAGAATTAACAAGACGAGTATTAAGTTCTCCTGAGATAAGAGAACGATTAATTAATAATATCTACAATCTAGTTAAGACCAAAAACTATGCTGGGGTAAATATTGATTTTGAAAGGATACGTGAAGGAGAAAGGGATTTATATAGTGGTTTTTTACGTTCGATAAGTGAACGATTGAGGCCCGAGGGATATTATACATCTGTTGCAGTTCCAGCGAAAACAAGTGATGATATTCCTTGGCTAAAGGGGTATGATTATGGGGGAATTGGAGCAGCTGTTGATTTTGTCTTTATTATGGCCTATGACTGGCACGAAGCAAGTAGTCCCCCTGGACCTGTTGCTCCTATTAGGGAAGTTAGACAAACAATCGAGTATGCTCTTAATCATATGAGAGGAAATAAAATTATCCTTGGTGTTCCGCGCTATGGGTACGACTGGACAATGTCTGATGGAACTGTAGATAGTGCCCGTGCAGTTTCTGTTTCTAGAGCAATAGAAACAGCTATGAAATTTCAGGTACCTATCCAATATTCTACAGAATACCAGCAGCCTTTCTTTCAATATCGAGACGAAACGGGTAAGAGACATATTGTATGGTTTGAAGACGCGAGGGCTCGTGCTCATAAGTTCCAACTGGTGGTTAATTATCGTTTAAGAGGGGTTGGGGCTTGGCAATTAGGATTACACTTTCCTCAATCTGCTATTTTAGTTAGAGAATTTTTCACTACGAAAAAAATCATTTGA
- a CDS encoding hydrolase: MYGRYFVNPKPMFGQRISVQQAQQIAFQDLRSMNHQPNYLASANVTFYHPAQAYVPRPLYSSSPYDNHAQHSKMPSHQSYPKYPHHHDKVKSKNTEQKNTLKQLLDPHDAALLLIDNQSGLFQLVNDLTVTELRRNVVALAKMAKLVDMPTITTASTPEGQNGPLIPEIFSILPDSTYISRKDINAWDNPIFVDAVKKTGKNTLIIAGTLSSVCLAFPAISALAEGYKVYVVMDASGSESKMSFDTSLARLIQAGAIPMSTFAMISEVQKTWNRPDADQFIEIYAEILPEYKLLIESYEKARAVGKKESE; encoded by the coding sequence GTGTATGGAAGGTATTTCGTTAATCCAAAACCAATGTTTGGACAGAGAATTTCGGTACAACAAGCACAACAAATCGCTTTTCAAGATCTAAGATCAATGAACCACCAGCCGAATTATCTTGCTTCTGCAAACGTAACATTTTATCATCCCGCTCAGGCTTATGTACCTCGTCCACTGTATAGTAGTTCACCTTATGATAATCATGCTCAGCATTCAAAAATGCCTTCTCATCAAAGTTATCCTAAGTATCCTCACCACCATGACAAAGTAAAAAGTAAAAACACAGAACAAAAAAACACATTAAAACAATTGCTTGACCCTCATGATGCTGCTTTACTACTTATTGATAATCAATCAGGCTTATTTCAACTAGTTAATGATTTAACAGTAACTGAGCTACGTAGAAATGTTGTAGCTTTAGCTAAGATGGCCAAACTAGTGGATATGCCAACTATAACTACGGCTTCCACCCCAGAAGGTCAAAATGGACCACTCATTCCTGAGATTTTTTCGATTCTTCCAGATTCAACGTATATTTCTAGGAAGGATATTAACGCATGGGATAATCCAATATTTGTAGATGCTGTAAAAAAGACGGGGAAAAACACATTAATTATTGCAGGGACATTATCTAGTGTTTGCCTCGCATTTCCCGCAATCAGTGCACTAGCAGAAGGATATAAAGTGTATGTTGTGATGGATGCATCAGGTTCTGAAAGTAAAATGTCGTTTGATACTTCCTTAGCTCGATTAATCCAAGCTGGAGCCATCCCGATGAGTACATTTGCGATGATCAGTGAGGTACAGAAAACATGGAACCGACCAGATGCGGATCAATTCATTGAGATTTATGCAGAAATTTTACCAGAATATAAACTGTTAATTGAAAGCTATGAAAAAGCACGGGCTGTAGGAAAAAAAGAGTCCGAGTAG
- a CDS encoding PRK06851 family protein: MKAKIRHYYAGGNTAKGFYSLYDSALEGLDRLFILKGGPGNGKSSLMKNIGSVMEEKGYEIEYLHCSSDNNSIDGFILPTYKVGIVDGTAPHIIEPKAPGVIEEYVNLGVAWDSNKLAAHKNTILKLNEIISLKFEKAYETFAEALRAHDDIEDIYIANMDFSEANCLTEELISTFFGEENLLKESTIKHRFLGAATPNGAVDFIQNLTEDIEKRYFIKGRAGSGKSTMLKKIVSAAEARGFDTEVYHCGFDPNSLDMVILREKGIAIFDSTAPHEYFPDRASDEIIDMYKRCIKQGTDEKYADAIARTTKAYKDKMKEAIGYLAEAKELRNELEAFYIEAMDFTKVDELQQNILDQIELFIAQ; this comes from the coding sequence ATGAAGGCAAAAATACGTCATTATTATGCTGGGGGTAACACAGCTAAAGGATTTTATAGTCTTTATGACTCAGCATTAGAAGGATTAGATCGGTTGTTCATTTTAAAAGGTGGTCCAGGAAATGGAAAATCATCGTTAATGAAAAATATCGGTTCTGTAATGGAAGAAAAAGGATATGAGATTGAATATTTACATTGTTCTTCTGATAATAACTCAATTGATGGATTTATTTTACCGACATATAAAGTTGGAATTGTTGATGGTACAGCACCGCATATTATCGAACCAAAGGCCCCTGGAGTTATAGAAGAATATGTGAATTTAGGGGTAGCTTGGGACTCGAATAAGCTTGCTGCACATAAGAATACCATTTTAAAACTAAATGAGATCATATCTTTAAAGTTTGAAAAGGCCTATGAAACGTTTGCAGAAGCATTACGTGCACATGATGATATTGAAGATATTTATATCGCAAATATGGATTTTTCAGAAGCAAATTGTTTAACAGAAGAATTGATTTCTACATTTTTTGGTGAGGAAAATTTACTTAAAGAATCTACGATTAAACACCGATTTTTAGGTGCAGCAACTCCAAATGGTGCAGTTGATTTTATTCAAAATTTAACAGAAGATATTGAAAAACGTTACTTTATTAAAGGTAGAGCAGGTTCTGGTAAATCAACAATGTTAAAGAAAATTGTCTCAGCAGCTGAAGCTAGAGGCTTTGATACGGAAGTATATCATTGTGGTTTTGATCCAAATAGCCTTGACATGGTTATCTTACGTGAAAAAGGTATTGCGATTTTCGACAGTACTGCCCCACACGAATACTTCCCTGATCGAGCATCTGATGAAATTATTGATATGTATAAAAGATGCATTAAACAAGGAACTGATGAGAAATACGCTGATGCTATTGCAAGAACAACAAAAGCATATAAAGATAAAATGAAGGAAGCGATAGGTTACTTAGCGGAGGCAAAAGAACTTAGAAACGAGCTAGAGGCTTTTTATATAGAGGCGATGGATTTTACCAAGGTTGACGAATTACAACAAAATATCTTAGATCAAATCGAGCTCTTTATCGCACAGTAA
- a CDS encoding spore germination protein yields MPFLRELLNKKKLKNQSEPKSISVIFQQASKSSDFHQFSPIENQDKILISYYKTMVDAEKINRLLLPAIQKNVEIIKHLNDIKNIIPFDDINVTSNTSDLEKRLMKGYVIIQLKELDNNYLTVNVENGNLGYRQNNDTENEFSVVGPKIGFVENIDINIHLLRKQIAIPDLVFEEITMGSMSKTKVVIAYLDGITNPQHIQTVSQRLKNIDFDVIFDSSQIDQMISDNSNTPFPIFLSTERIDRATYAVINGQVAILTNGSPYVVTGPSTLMDFFISPEDYYLPWVVGSFFRIIRFIGVIFSIFATPLYVAVLTYHYEIIPGDLLGPLISSRANVPFPPVLEVIFLEITIELLREAGARLPTKIGQTLGIVGGIVIGQAAVEAALTSNILLIIVALSALASFTTPIFKMSNTVRLLRFPFIVVSAFWGGFGIVIGFIFLLGHLLRLKSLGTPYLVPLYPFRIKNFRDSFIRSSYQYTTTRSKFLKPLSLRRYTPHQDKEDINNE; encoded by the coding sequence GTGCCATTTTTAAGAGAACTTCTGAATAAAAAGAAGCTTAAGAACCAATCTGAACCAAAATCAATTAGTGTTATCTTTCAACAAGCTAGTAAGTCAAGTGATTTTCATCAATTCTCTCCTATTGAAAATCAGGATAAAATTCTAATCAGTTATTATAAAACCATGGTAGATGCAGAAAAGATCAATCGACTCCTCCTCCCAGCCATTCAAAAGAACGTTGAAATAATTAAACATTTAAATGATATAAAAAATATAATACCATTTGATGATATAAATGTTACAAGTAATACTTCAGATCTTGAAAAAAGGCTCATGAAGGGATATGTCATTATCCAGTTAAAGGAATTAGATAATAACTACCTTACTGTAAATGTTGAAAACGGTAATCTTGGCTACCGCCAGAACAATGACACAGAAAATGAATTTAGTGTTGTCGGGCCAAAAATCGGATTTGTAGAAAACATTGATATCAACATACATTTATTGAGAAAGCAAATTGCCATCCCTGATTTAGTTTTTGAAGAGATTACGATGGGATCTATGTCTAAAACAAAGGTAGTAATCGCCTATTTAGATGGAATTACCAATCCACAACACATCCAAACCGTAAGCCAGCGGCTAAAGAATATAGATTTCGATGTGATATTTGATAGTTCTCAAATTGATCAAATGATTTCGGATAACTCTAATACACCTTTTCCCATTTTTTTATCTACAGAGCGAATTGACCGTGCTACTTATGCCGTTATAAACGGACAAGTTGCTATTTTGACGAATGGATCACCCTATGTCGTTACTGGACCGTCAACGTTAATGGATTTTTTTATTTCACCAGAAGATTATTATCTGCCCTGGGTAGTGGGATCTTTCTTTCGAATTATACGCTTTATTGGTGTGATTTTCTCGATCTTTGCCACTCCGTTATATGTTGCTGTATTAACATATCATTATGAAATTATACCAGGAGATTTACTTGGACCTCTTATCAGTTCCAGAGCAAACGTTCCGTTTCCGCCCGTATTGGAAGTTATATTTTTAGAAATTACGATTGAATTACTTCGTGAAGCAGGGGCACGCTTACCAACTAAGATTGGACAGACGTTAGGTATTGTGGGAGGTATTGTTATTGGACAGGCAGCCGTAGAAGCAGCGCTAACAAGTAATATATTGCTGATAATTGTTGCGTTATCGGCACTCGCCTCATTTACAACACCTATCTTTAAAATGTCTAATACCGTTCGTCTCTTACGTTTTCCATTCATAGTAGTTTCAGCGTTTTGGGGTGGCTTTGGAATTGTTATTGGATTTATTTTTCTTTTAGGTCATTTATTAAGATTAAAATCTTTAGGAACTCCCTACTTGGTTCCTCTTTACCCATTTAGAATAAAGAATTTTCGAGATAGTTTTATTCGTTCGTCATATCAATATACAACAACTCGAAGCAAGTTTTTAAAACCTCTTTCACTAAGACGATATACACCTCATCAAGACAAGGAGGATATTAATAATGAGTAA
- a CDS encoding nucleotidyl transferase family protein, which produces MQLFANLSPESFITNHLTELNAIEVTIGYNFRFGKNRRGSKWCCSLVSIT; this is translated from the coding sequence ATACAATTATTTGCTAATCTTTCTCCCGAATCATTTATCACAAACCATTTAACAGAATTAAATGCTATTGAAGTCACGATAGGTTATAACTTTCGGTTTGGTAAAAATCGAAGAGGATCAAAATGGTGTTGCTCTTTGGTATCGATTACATGA
- a CDS encoding 2Fe-2S iron-sulfur cluster-binding protein, with translation MPIVTVLGRGTFEVEKGKKLVLALEDNGVNILHRCGGKAKCTTCRVEVLAGEFCDLTNVEKNAFSEKGIEDHLRLSCQIRVDGDVTVRPIITVENSGIDPGPRPDK, from the coding sequence ATGCCAATCGTTACTGTATTAGGTCGAGGAACTTTTGAAGTAGAAAAAGGAAAAAAGTTAGTATTAGCACTAGAAGATAACGGTGTAAATATCCTCCATCGTTGCGGCGGGAAGGCAAAATGTACGACCTGCAGAGTAGAAGTATTGGCAGGTGAGTTTTGCGATCTGACCAATGTAGAAAAAAATGCCTTTTCGGAAAAAGGAATTGAAGACCATTTACGTTTATCGTGTCAAATTCGTGTGGATGGAGACGTGACGGTTCGCCCAATCATAACAGTAGAAAACTCTGGCATTGATCCTGGTCCGAGACCTGATAAATAA
- a CDS encoding Ger(x)C family spore germination protein, translating to MSNKIRKIICIFYSLSLLIFVLTGCNRGKIVDDIHMISIIGFDKEDRDYIGTALYTDYIEEQNQGKIYSLQGHEKSTKLILNEINNQSSKPIEIGKLQLLLFSENLARDGISHIVKTICKDPLIGSNLIIAVSKEPTEKILNNLTKEGNNYLPKLIEQNFKSGNVPVSNLQIFLFDYYGEGRDVSVPFINLNEHGKVGIDGYAVFKKDHLSLVLNHKEMALYKILQARSMNGDMSFKVSKGQQEGLAVLTSLYGEKIESVSKHESGPKVTYSITLHGMVRDYPVWLDLKKNENYKLLTRQLEKQMNNDLLKLLLEFQEHEVDPLGVGDLVRAHSKKWDEEEFYDTVYPNVTFDIKLSIQLHQSGIGD from the coding sequence ATGAGTAACAAAATACGTAAAATCATTTGTATATTTTACAGCCTTAGTTTACTCATATTTGTTTTGACAGGTTGTAATCGCGGTAAAATTGTTGATGATATACATATGATTTCAATCATAGGTTTCGACAAAGAAGATCGCGATTATATTGGAACAGCTCTTTATACAGACTATATTGAAGAACAAAATCAAGGGAAAATTTATTCTTTGCAAGGACATGAAAAAAGTACGAAATTGATTCTAAACGAAATAAACAATCAATCATCAAAACCTATTGAAATCGGTAAGTTACAACTTTTATTGTTCAGCGAAAATTTAGCGAGAGATGGCATCTCGCATATTGTCAAAACAATATGTAAAGACCCTTTAATCGGTAGCAACTTGATTATTGCTGTTTCAAAAGAACCAACGGAAAAAATTTTAAACAATCTTACAAAGGAAGGAAATAACTACCTTCCTAAATTGATCGAACAAAACTTTAAATCAGGAAATGTACCCGTTTCCAATCTACAGATATTTCTGTTTGATTACTATGGAGAAGGAAGAGATGTATCTGTTCCTTTTATAAATCTAAATGAACATGGGAAAGTTGGAATTGACGGATATGCAGTATTTAAAAAAGACCATTTGTCTCTAGTCTTAAATCACAAAGAGATGGCTCTTTATAAAATATTACAAGCAAGATCGATGAATGGGGATATGTCGTTTAAGGTAAGTAAAGGACAACAAGAAGGTCTAGCCGTATTGACAAGTCTTTACGGAGAAAAGATTGAATCTGTATCAAAACATGAATCCGGGCCAAAGGTAACATATAGCATTACATTACATGGAATGGTTAGAGATTATCCGGTATGGTTAGATTTGAAAAAAAATGAAAACTATAAATTATTAACAAGGCAGTTGGAAAAGCAAATGAATAACGACCTATTAAAACTTTTGTTAGAATTCCAAGAGCATGAGGTCGATCCCTTAGGTGTCGGTGATTTGGTAAGAGCACATAGCAAAAAATGGGATGAAGAAGAATTTTATGATACCGTATATCCAAATGTAACATTCGATATTAAGCTTAGCATTCAACTACATCAATCTGGGATCGGAGATTAG
- the fabF gene encoding beta-ketoacyl-ACP synthase II — translation MKKRVVITGIGAITPLGNDVHSTWENIKNGVSGIGPLTRVDAEKFNVKVAGEVKGFAPEEYIDHKEVRRMARFTHFAIAASKMAINDAGVKIGEHVDPERIGVWIGSGIGGLDEFEEQHKRFLDKGPRRVSPFIIPMFIPDMASGRVSIELGAKGINNCSVTACASGANSIGDAFRVIQNGTVDMMVTGGTEAAITEMTIAGFANMTALSTNPDPKTASRPFDKNRDGFVIAEGSGIVILEELDHALARGAKIYGEIVGYGATGDAYHITTPAPNGEGAGRAMKLALNDANLQPEEIGYINAHGTSTQYNDLYETKAIKEIFGEHAKNLFVSSTKSMTGHMLGAVGAVEAIFSLLAIGDGIIPPTINYETPDDELDLNYVPNKSIQSTVDVVLSNSLGFGGHNATLIFKKYE, via the coding sequence ATGAAAAAACGAGTCGTAATTACAGGAATTGGAGCGATTACACCATTAGGAAATGATGTACATTCTACATGGGAAAATATTAAAAATGGCGTGTCAGGGATTGGTCCATTAACTAGAGTAGATGCAGAAAAATTTAATGTAAAGGTGGCTGGTGAAGTTAAAGGCTTTGCACCGGAAGAATATATCGACCACAAAGAAGTAAGAAGAATGGCGCGATTTACTCATTTTGCAATCGCTGCAAGTAAAATGGCAATAAATGATGCAGGAGTTAAAATTGGAGAGCATGTTGACCCTGAACGGATAGGTGTATGGATTGGTTCAGGCATTGGTGGACTTGATGAATTTGAAGAACAACATAAACGCTTTTTAGATAAGGGCCCACGACGTGTAAGTCCATTTATCATTCCGATGTTTATACCAGATATGGCTTCAGGCCGAGTTTCGATAGAGCTTGGTGCAAAAGGAATAAATAATTGCTCTGTTACTGCTTGTGCATCTGGTGCTAATTCAATTGGTGATGCATTTCGTGTCATCCAAAATGGTACCGTTGATATGATGGTGACGGGTGGAACAGAAGCTGCCATTACAGAGATGACGATTGCGGGATTTGCGAATATGACAGCTCTGTCAACTAACCCAGACCCAAAAACTGCAAGTCGCCCATTTGATAAAAATCGTGATGGATTTGTCATTGCTGAAGGTTCTGGAATTGTTATATTAGAAGAACTAGACCATGCATTAGCTCGTGGTGCCAAAATTTATGGAGAAATAGTCGGGTATGGAGCAACAGGTGATGCATATCATATTACAACTCCTGCACCTAATGGAGAAGGAGCAGGACGGGCAATGAAATTAGCCTTGAACGACGCAAACCTTCAACCTGAAGAAATTGGTTACATCAATGCTCATGGTACTAGTACACAATATAATGATTTATATGAAACAAAAGCGATTAAAGAAATATTTGGTGAACATGCTAAAAATCTATTTGTAAGTTCAACAAAATCTATGACAGGACATATGCTTGGAGCTGTAGGTGCTGTTGAAGCAATTTTCTCCTTATTAGCAATAGGTGATGGAATTATTCCACCGACTATTAATTATGAAACACCTGATGACGAGCTAGATTTAAATTATGTCCCTAATAAATCAATACAATCTACAGTAGACGTTGTTTTATCAAATTCATTAGGTTTCGGCGGACATAATGCAACATTAATATTTAAAAAATATGAGTAA
- a CDS encoding beta-ketoacyl-ACP synthase III — protein MKSVGIIGVGIYVPDQVVTNHDLSKRVDTNDEWIRSRTGIEERRIASEDMDTSDMAIIAAKNALLDASLEATEIDLILVATATPDHAFPSVACMVQEALGIKNVPAMDISVACSGFIYTMVTAKQFIDTNTYQNVLVIGSEKFSKIVDWNDRNTSVLFGDGAGAIVLSEVSKGKGILSFDLGSDGSGAKHLAVSKETNKVTMNGREVYKFAVRQMPESSYRVVKKAGLDSDDVHYLIPHQANIRIIDAARERLGLNKDQVSTTVRIHGNTSAASIPLALFTEIQNGFINDNDIIVMVGFGAGLTWGSVCLRWGK, from the coding sequence ATGAAAAGCGTTGGTATCATCGGTGTTGGTATTTATGTTCCAGATCAAGTTGTAACGAATCACGATTTAAGTAAACGAGTTGATACAAACGATGAATGGATTCGCTCACGAACAGGTATCGAAGAGCGTAGAATTGCTAGTGAGGATATGGACACTTCAGATATGGCCATTATTGCTGCGAAAAATGCATTGTTAGATGCTTCACTTGAAGCTACAGAAATAGATCTCATTTTAGTAGCAACAGCTACACCTGATCATGCTTTTCCTTCTGTAGCTTGTATGGTTCAGGAAGCACTCGGAATAAAAAATGTCCCTGCAATGGATATAAGTGTTGCATGTTCAGGGTTTATCTATACAATGGTTACTGCTAAACAGTTTATTGATACGAATACATATCAAAATGTATTGGTAATCGGTAGTGAAAAATTTTCGAAAATAGTAGACTGGAACGATCGAAATACAAGTGTTTTATTTGGTGATGGTGCTGGTGCAATAGTTTTAAGTGAAGTTTCTAAAGGCAAAGGGATTTTATCCTTTGATCTTGGCTCAGATGGTTCGGGTGCCAAGCATTTAGCTGTGAGCAAAGAAACTAACAAGGTTACAATGAATGGTAGAGAAGTATATAAATTTGCAGTTCGGCAAATGCCGGAATCTAGCTATCGCGTTGTAAAGAAAGCGGGTTTAGATAGTGATGATGTTCACTATCTAATTCCACATCAAGCAAACATACGAATTATTGACGCAGCAAGAGAACGACTTGGTCTTAATAAAGATCAAGTTTCAACAACAGTAAGAATTCATGGAAATACCTCCGCTGCTTCTATTCCATTAGCCTTATTTACTGAAATTCAAAACGGTTTTATTAATGATAATGATATTATTGTAATGGTTGGTTTCGGTGCTGGGTTAACTTGGGGTTCAGTATGTCTAAGGTGGGGGAAGTAA
- a CDS encoding DUF6376 family protein, with translation MKKLLCVIAITTIMLLSACSLVDEVNQSVDYVNETKSYINTLSDFGEQAPQLVQDAAVDPDARAELENQLNTIVEEAEEFNNLEAPTVAEDIHQDLVSKNEVLLEEVNNVIAGGEIALDKLENSEILNTVNDVTSLLESVEKLEL, from the coding sequence ATGAAAAAACTTCTATGTGTTATTGCAATTACAACAATCATGCTGCTTAGTGCATGTTCATTAGTAGATGAGGTTAATCAGTCAGTCGATTATGTAAATGAAACGAAAAGTTATATTAATACATTAAGTGATTTCGGAGAACAGGCACCTCAACTTGTCCAAGATGCAGCGGTTGATCCAGATGCAAGAGCAGAGCTTGAAAATCAATTAAATACGATCGTTGAAGAAGCTGAGGAATTTAATAATCTTGAAGCACCTACAGTTGCAGAAGATATCCATCAGGACCTGGTTTCAAAAAATGAAGTGTTGCTAGAAGAGGTTAATAATGTAATAGCTGGCGGAGAAATAGCTCTTGATAAATTAGAGAATTCCGAGATTCTAAATACTGTGAATGATGTTACATCTCTTTTAGAATCTGTTGAGAAATTGGAATTATAA